One genomic region from Haloarcula taiwanensis encodes:
- a CDS encoding MATE family efflux transporter: MSVRQKLARLGARLGNLFKGQDELDLTSGDIGKPLLFLSFPIVITNLLQVAYNLADTFWLGQYSTTALAAISFAFPMIFLLISLGMGLSVAGSVLVAQHTGAEEHREAEYAASQTVTFALLASVLLGATGYFFVEDFLSLLGASSEVLPGATGYLQVVSLGLTAMFGFFVFISLMRGAGDTITPMLVMFGTVVLNIVIDPFLIFGWWVFPEMGVVGAAVATIFSRGVALVVGIAILLSGRRGVRIHLGDMSPDMEYLRKLLRLGVPASVEGTGRALSVNAMLFIVGTFSVTVVAAFGVGIRVFSLVFMPAIAMDRGVETMTGQNLGAERPDRAATANHFAAKVSFVILTVLGAVTIFAAPTVVSVFSDDPEVVRIGAEFLQWVAPTFGFIGIVRAYSGGFRGAGKTLTAAALAITMLGIIRLPVAWVASRPVTVPAWLGPQVVDLFAYSLAEQGIWLAFAVSNVLAAFIAAAWFLRGTWRDADARAGSEPAVADD, translated from the coding sequence GTGAGCGTCCGGCAGAAACTGGCTCGGCTGGGTGCGCGACTCGGGAACCTGTTCAAGGGACAGGATGAGTTGGACCTGACCAGTGGCGACATCGGCAAGCCGCTACTGTTTCTCTCCTTTCCCATCGTCATCACGAACCTGCTACAGGTGGCGTATAACCTCGCGGACACGTTCTGGCTGGGGCAGTACTCCACGACGGCGCTTGCGGCGATTTCCTTTGCCTTCCCGATGATCTTCCTGCTCATCTCGCTCGGCATGGGACTGTCAGTGGCGGGCAGCGTACTGGTCGCCCAACACACCGGGGCCGAGGAGCACCGCGAGGCCGAGTACGCCGCCTCCCAGACGGTGACGTTCGCGCTGTTGGCCTCTGTGTTGCTCGGCGCGACGGGTTACTTCTTCGTCGAGGACTTCCTGTCACTGCTAGGTGCATCCAGCGAGGTGCTCCCGGGCGCGACCGGCTACCTGCAGGTCGTCTCGCTCGGGCTGACGGCGATGTTTGGCTTCTTCGTATTCATCTCGCTGATGCGCGGAGCCGGCGATACCATCACGCCGATGCTGGTGATGTTCGGGACCGTCGTCCTGAACATCGTCATCGACCCGTTCCTCATCTTCGGCTGGTGGGTGTTCCCCGAGATGGGCGTCGTCGGCGCGGCCGTCGCGACCATCTTCTCGCGTGGTGTCGCGCTGGTCGTCGGCATCGCCATCCTGCTGTCGGGCAGGCGCGGCGTGCGGATTCACCTCGGCGACATGTCGCCCGACATGGAGTACCTCCGGAAACTGCTGCGGCTGGGCGTCCCGGCCTCCGTCGAGGGGACCGGGCGTGCGCTGTCGGTCAACGCCATGCTGTTCATCGTCGGGACGTTCTCGGTCACCGTCGTGGCAGCCTTCGGCGTCGGCATCCGCGTGTTCTCGCTGGTGTTCATGCCGGCCATCGCGATGGACCGCGGCGTCGAGACGATGACCGGCCAGAACCTCGGTGCCGAGCGGCCTGACCGCGCGGCGACGGCCAACCACTTCGCCGCGAAGGTGTCGTTCGTCATCCTCACCGTGCTGGGCGCGGTCACTATCTTCGCCGCACCGACCGTCGTCAGCGTGTTCAGCGACGACCCCGAGGTCGTCCGCATCGGGGCCGAGTTCCTCCAGTGGGTCGCCCCGACCTTCGGCTTCATCGGCATCGTTCGGGCCTACTCTGGCGGGTTCCGCGGGGCCGGCAAGACCCTCACCGCGGCGGCGCTGGCGATTACCATGCTGGGTATTATCCGACTCCCGGTCGCCTGGGTCGCATCCCGACCGGTCACGGTCCCAGCGTGGCTTGGCCCGCAGGTCGTCGACCTCTTCGCGTACTCGCTGGCTGAACAGGGTATCTGGCTCGCCTTCGCCGTCTCGAACGTACTCGCTGCTTTCATCGCCGCCGCCTGGTTCCTCCGAGGAACGTGGCGCGACGCCGACGCGCGGGCCGGCAGCGAACCAGCCGTCGCTGACGACTGA
- a CDS encoding AsnC family transcriptional regulator: MTYENLDRELVNALLGDGRASLRSLGEDLDVSVTTVSNHLSDLEDEGIINGYTPKVDYDKLGYDVTAIIQLKVEGSSLPAVTEDLKEHKQMISVYEVTGDYDIIAVGKFTDTDGMNAQIKELLTDPDIRESNTSVVLNAASEHEQFDLDLKE, from the coding sequence ATGACGTACGAAAATCTCGACCGTGAGTTGGTGAATGCACTTCTGGGTGACGGCCGTGCCAGCCTCCGGAGCCTCGGAGAAGACCTCGACGTGTCGGTAACGACCGTCTCGAACCACCTCTCCGACCTCGAAGACGAGGGGATCATCAACGGGTATACTCCCAAGGTCGATTACGACAAGCTCGGCTACGACGTGACGGCAATCATCCAGCTCAAGGTTGAGGGGTCGTCGCTCCCGGCGGTCACCGAGGACCTCAAAGAGCACAAGCAGATGATTTCGGTGTACGAGGTCACCGGCGACTACGACATCATCGCGGTCGGGAAGTTCACCGACACCGACGGCATGAACGCCCAGATAAAGGAACTGCTCACCGACCCGGACATCAGGGAGTCGAACACCTCCGTTGTGCTCAACGCCGCGAGCGAACACGAGCAGTTCGACCTCGATCTGAAGGAGTAG
- a CDS encoding tRNA (guanine(10)-N(2))-dimethyltransferase (Dimethylates a single guanine residue of a number of tRNAs using S-adenosyl-L-methionine as a methyl group donor) produces the protein MRVSEGRVSVTVPEQPDAGKGADVFFNPVQELNRDITVAALRAYRERTPRVSTYLDATAASGIRGVRAAANDWETTLCDIDDDATALCEENLARNDLAASVRRSDANVLMHSEAFDVVDVDPFGTPIPFADAAVQGTKHLLCVTATDTAPLCGAHFESGVRSYGAVPRNTEFHAEMGMRVLLSAMVRTAARYDIAARPILSHATKHYARTYLEFDHGAKVANDCIDELGHVHHCQHCLWRDHDRGLIADAPDACPVCGEHLQTAGPIWLGRTCEPEFADAVADHATEEMGTADEATDLLATLSAELDTPTHYDQHRLCKRWGRGAEAMDTFIEKLRDAGYEASRTHYGGTTFKTDADVVEIREATAES, from the coding sequence ATGCGCGTCAGTGAGGGCCGAGTGAGCGTCACGGTGCCGGAACAGCCCGACGCCGGGAAGGGCGCGGACGTGTTCTTCAACCCCGTTCAGGAGCTGAACCGCGACATCACCGTGGCGGCGCTGCGGGCCTACCGCGAGCGAACCCCCCGCGTGTCGACGTATCTGGACGCCACCGCCGCCAGCGGCATCCGGGGCGTCCGCGCCGCGGCCAACGACTGGGAGACGACGCTGTGTGACATCGACGACGACGCGACGGCGCTGTGCGAGGAGAACCTCGCTCGCAACGACCTCGCGGCCTCGGTCCGGCGGTCGGACGCGAACGTCCTCATGCACTCGGAGGCCTTCGACGTGGTCGACGTGGACCCGTTCGGGACGCCCATTCCCTTCGCCGACGCGGCCGTCCAGGGGACCAAGCACCTCCTCTGTGTGACGGCCACCGACACCGCGCCGCTGTGTGGGGCCCACTTCGAGAGCGGCGTCCGGTCGTACGGCGCGGTGCCGCGCAACACCGAGTTCCACGCCGAGATGGGGATGCGCGTCCTCCTGTCGGCGATGGTCCGCACCGCCGCCCGGTACGACATCGCCGCCCGGCCGATTCTCAGCCACGCGACGAAACACTACGCCCGGACCTATCTTGAGTTCGACCACGGGGCGAAAGTGGCCAACGACTGCATCGACGAACTGGGTCACGTCCACCACTGCCAGCACTGCCTCTGGCGCGACCACGACCGCGGCCTCATCGCCGACGCGCCCGACGCCTGCCCGGTCTGTGGCGAACACCTCCAGACTGCCGGCCCCATCTGGCTCGGCCGGACCTGCGAGCCCGAGTTCGCCGACGCCGTCGCCGACCACGCGACCGAGGAGATGGGCACCGCCGACGAGGCGACGGACCTGCTGGCGACGCTGTCGGCCGAACTCGACACGCCGACCCACTACGACCAGCACCGCCTCTGCAAGCGCTGGGGCCGCGGCGCGGAGGCGATGGACACCTTCATCGAGAAACTGCGCGACGCCGGCTACGAGGCCTCACGCACGCACTACGGCGGGACGACGTTCAAAACGGACGCCGACGTAGTGGAAATCCGCGAGGCGACGGCGGAGTCGTAG
- a CDS encoding PAS domain S-box protein, which translates to MDLPWLALGSFASGLGSVYLLTRLRAHWGKPGAQWFVATIVTQTVWCFAYGAALLVFDPTLRLALEMVAWLGIIWIGFCFLSFALGYTGRTTVLESWWYRAVAALPLAGTALVVTNPLHTVVWQGFRVVPAAGGAGAEYAVLPVGLLTIIVAMLFVSFGTLLVFDTVVSYGPLYRREALAVGLSPIPPGAAVLLWAGGVGPVPAVNLTTLMFLPHVALDLYAFVRSDMFEFHPATRRAGERAAIHDIATPVAIVDGQGRVVNLNPAAERMLAVDKHETLTEPLNDFLGDDDIATDGGSSRVSVEAGGRHREFKVQQTALRDEAGTQLGYTVVFQDITDEIRRERRLEVLNRFLRHNVRNESVVIQARAELLASELNGEQADHATTIERSVTRLVESGQKARTLAEAGAGDAAPEPVVLADLAAEVVATAREEYGGSVVVEIPDDLRLTTQPALLEILLANLVENALQHVPDAAVTVGATIEGDDVVVTVSDDGPGVPDHELGVLERGRETDLNHGSGIGLWLVRWTTTTLEGDLDFDTSDGTTATVRLPQERTAAEAA; encoded by the coding sequence ATGGACCTCCCGTGGCTGGCGCTTGGCTCGTTCGCCTCGGGACTCGGGTCTGTGTATCTGCTGACACGCCTCCGGGCCCACTGGGGCAAGCCCGGCGCGCAGTGGTTCGTCGCCACCATCGTCACGCAGACGGTCTGGTGTTTCGCCTACGGCGCGGCGCTGCTCGTGTTCGACCCGACCCTTCGCCTCGCGCTGGAGATGGTCGCCTGGCTGGGCATCATCTGGATAGGCTTCTGTTTCCTCTCCTTTGCGCTGGGATACACCGGCCGGACGACCGTCCTGGAGAGCTGGTGGTATCGGGCTGTGGCAGCGCTCCCGCTGGCCGGCACGGCGCTCGTCGTCACGAACCCGCTCCATACCGTGGTCTGGCAGGGGTTCCGTGTCGTACCGGCTGCCGGCGGCGCGGGGGCCGAGTACGCCGTCCTGCCGGTCGGGCTGCTCACGATTATCGTCGCGATGCTGTTCGTCAGTTTCGGGACCCTGCTGGTGTTCGATACGGTCGTCAGCTACGGCCCGCTGTACCGGCGCGAGGCGCTGGCGGTCGGACTGAGTCCGATACCGCCCGGCGCTGCGGTGTTGCTGTGGGCCGGCGGCGTCGGGCCGGTGCCGGCGGTGAACCTGACGACGCTCATGTTCCTGCCCCACGTCGCCCTGGACCTGTACGCGTTCGTCCGCAGCGACATGTTCGAGTTCCACCCGGCGACCCGCCGGGCCGGCGAACGGGCGGCCATCCACGACATCGCCACGCCGGTCGCCATCGTCGACGGGCAGGGCCGCGTGGTGAACCTCAACCCCGCCGCCGAGCGGATGCTCGCCGTCGACAAGCACGAGACACTGACGGAGCCGCTGAACGACTTTCTCGGCGACGACGACATCGCGACCGACGGCGGGAGTTCACGGGTGTCCGTTGAGGCCGGTGGTCGACACCGCGAGTTCAAAGTCCAACAGACAGCGCTCCGGGACGAGGCGGGCACCCAGTTGGGCTACACGGTCGTCTTTCAGGACATCACCGACGAAATCCGCCGCGAGCGCCGCCTCGAAGTGCTCAACCGTTTTCTCAGACACAACGTCCGCAACGAAAGCGTCGTCATCCAGGCTCGGGCGGAACTGCTGGCGTCGGAGCTCAACGGCGAACAGGCCGACCACGCGACGACCATCGAGCGGTCGGTCACGCGCCTTGTCGAGTCCGGCCAGAAGGCCCGGACCCTCGCGGAAGCGGGGGCCGGCGACGCGGCCCCCGAACCCGTCGTGCTGGCCGACCTCGCCGCCGAGGTCGTGGCGACCGCCCGCGAGGAGTACGGCGGCTCGGTCGTCGTGGAGATACCGGACGACCTCCGGCTGACGACCCAGCCGGCCCTGTTAGAGATTCTGCTCGCCAACCTCGTCGAGAACGCCCTCCAGCACGTCCCGGACGCCGCCGTCACCGTCGGCGCAACAATCGAGGGCGACGACGTGGTGGTGACAGTCAGCGACGACGGTCCCGGGGTGCCGGACCACGAACTCGGCGTGCTGGAGCGGGGCCGCGAGACGGACCTGAACCACGGCAGCGGCATCGGCCTCTGGCTCGTCCGCTGGACGACCACGACGCTTGAGGGGGACCTCGACTTCGACACGAGCGACGGGACGACGGCGACCGTGCGGCTGCCACAGGAGCGGACGGCCGCCGAAGCGGCGTGA
- a CDS encoding TetR family transcriptional regulator codes for MNDGDTADDIMDATYRALCTHGYADLTMQDIADESDKSKAALHYHYDSKHDLLCAFLEYLYDGFVDRIEDPEGETPHARLLSLVDSVLDKPDDGSEEFGTAILEIRAHAPYEPGFRERLTKFDEYLIDELEAILEDGIADGTFKSDLDAEETARFIVTVLTGAATERVTTGRPVECTRRMLTEYVETHLLDGQQEVTA; via the coding sequence ATGAACGACGGCGACACGGCCGACGATATTATGGATGCGACCTACCGTGCGCTGTGTACGCACGGCTATGCGGACCTGACGATGCAGGACATCGCCGACGAGTCGGACAAGAGCAAGGCCGCCCTCCACTACCACTACGACAGCAAGCACGACCTCCTCTGTGCGTTTCTCGAATACCTGTACGACGGGTTTGTCGACCGGATCGAAGACCCGGAGGGCGAAACTCCACACGCGCGCCTGCTTTCGCTCGTTGACTCTGTGCTTGACAAGCCGGACGACGGGAGCGAGGAGTTCGGGACGGCGATTCTCGAAATCCGTGCCCACGCACCATACGAACCCGGCTTTCGTGAGCGGCTGACGAAATTCGACGAGTACCTCATCGACGAACTCGAAGCGATTCTCGAAGACGGCATCGCTGACGGGACGTTCAAATCAGACCTCGACGCCGAGGAAACGGCCCGGTTCATTGTCACCGTGCTGACCGGCGCAGCGACCGAGCGCGTTACGACCGGTCGCCCGGTCGAGTGTACCAGACGGATGCTCACCGAGTATGTCGAGACACATCTTCTGGACGGCCAGCAGGAGGTCACAGCGTGA
- a CDS encoding glucose-6-phosphatase — translation MRAVGVTEVLSALPGAVVVLFALLTQLGDFWFTFLACGLLYWLGPWTPKLGRDLTRDRTAMLVALLAVGVALVVSLKGMFALPRPPGAGTATHAELLPAALRGVYESMATGEGFGFPSGHATLSLLVWGGIAWALRVGTRRQRTAVAATIVALIGLSRLVLGVHYLADILAGFVIAGTALALALGTLKTPERVFGLAAVIAVIGLLVSGVSRNSAGALGVAVAGAVVWSRLGETIPEPTRHGVGITALLGVVSVGTFLGVTFGLDPSPVAVTLLAALGTGALLTLPLAGERLAKKY, via the coding sequence ATACGGGCTGTCGGCGTCACCGAGGTGCTGTCGGCGCTGCCCGGTGCAGTCGTCGTGCTGTTCGCGCTGCTCACCCAGCTTGGGGATTTCTGGTTCACCTTTCTGGCCTGTGGCCTGCTGTACTGGCTCGGCCCGTGGACACCGAAACTCGGTCGGGACCTCACTCGCGACCGGACGGCGATGCTGGTGGCGCTGCTCGCAGTCGGTGTCGCGCTCGTCGTGTCACTGAAGGGTATGTTTGCACTGCCGCGGCCGCCCGGGGCAGGCACGGCCACCCACGCCGAGCTACTTCCAGCGGCGCTGCGGGGCGTCTACGAGTCGATGGCGACCGGAGAAGGGTTCGGCTTCCCGAGCGGCCACGCCACCCTTTCGCTGCTCGTCTGGGGCGGTATCGCGTGGGCGCTCCGGGTCGGCACGCGCCGACAGCGCACCGCTGTCGCCGCGACAATCGTTGCCCTCATCGGACTCTCTCGGCTAGTACTGGGCGTCCACTACCTCGCCGACATCCTCGCGGGCTTTGTCATCGCCGGGACGGCCCTCGCACTCGCCCTCGGGACGCTCAAAACGCCCGAGCGGGTGTTCGGACTCGCGGCTGTCATCGCCGTCATAGGGCTGCTCGTCAGCGGCGTCTCTCGTAATTCGGCCGGAGCGTTAGGCGTTGCTGTCGCGGGCGCTGTGGTCTGGTCGCGACTGGGTGAGACGATTCCGGAGCCGACCCGGCACGGTGTCGGTATCACGGCGTTGCTGGGCGTTGTCTCAGTCGGAACGTTCCTCGGCGTGACGTTCGGATTAGACCCGTCACCGGTTGCCGTCACGCTGCTTGCGGCGCTCGGGACCGGAGCCCTGCTGACGCTACCGCTGGCTGGTGAGCGACTCGCGAAAAAATACTGA
- a CDS encoding (2Fe-2S)-binding protein: MSDPVDVTVDTDGESESVRIHDDGGEVEAGDATVRFSFSGTGDNDQSGDDDERSPNGNDDGADPRRIVALDSVPTDSTLVFEARDGRRGVNCILHRAGDAVVAWRNSCPHQPEVPLDPGRGAIVRGDQLVCHKHGAQFEPTDGVCTHGPCAGDALDGVEVAVQDGDVYLTDERFERAERR; encoded by the coding sequence ATGAGTGATCCCGTGGACGTGACCGTCGACACCGACGGCGAGTCGGAGTCGGTCCGCATCCACGACGACGGTGGCGAGGTCGAAGCCGGCGACGCGACCGTCCGGTTCAGTTTTTCGGGCACTGGCGACAACGACCAGTCTGGCGATGACGACGAGCGGTCACCCAACGGCAACGACGACGGTGCGGACCCGCGCCGCATCGTCGCGCTCGATTCGGTGCCCACCGACAGCACGCTCGTGTTCGAAGCGCGCGACGGTCGACGAGGTGTCAACTGCATCCTGCATCGTGCAGGCGACGCCGTCGTCGCCTGGCGTAACTCCTGTCCGCACCAGCCCGAGGTCCCGCTGGACCCCGGTCGGGGCGCGATTGTCCGCGGTGACCAACTCGTGTGTCACAAGCACGGCGCGCAGTTCGAACCCACGGACGGCGTCTGTACGCACGGTCCATGTGCCGGTGACGCTCTCGACGGTGTTGAGGTCGCAGTACAGGACGGCGACGTGTACCTCACGGACGAGCGCTTCGAGCGGGCCGAACGGCGCTGA
- a CDS encoding acetoacetate decarboxylase: MAVTRLADGDRVRLSTGHEVTLPLVTEATVAGAVLPARYDVAASLLPEGLTPVRATARRAAVVLLCVEYHRIGDDAMSPYDEFAVAIAATPDGRRPPLLPLLTRAAGAYVWSLPVTTEPARALGDEIWGYPKTVADIDHRDDATGRETTVVEDGDRVATVRIDWPRTWERRERIASYAVREGRLERTPVAFQGKLGAAPLSGRVAVAPGDHERADTLRALDLGTRSVLRFSLDGRITYGAGRAVER, from the coding sequence GTGGCTGTGACGCGACTCGCCGACGGCGACCGGGTCCGGCTCTCGACGGGCCACGAGGTGACGCTCCCGCTGGTCACCGAGGCGACGGTCGCCGGCGCGGTGCTGCCGGCGCGATACGACGTTGCGGCGTCGCTGTTGCCCGAGGGACTGACGCCGGTTCGGGCGACGGCCCGGAGAGCCGCGGTCGTGCTCCTCTGTGTCGAGTACCACCGCATCGGCGACGACGCGATGTCCCCATACGACGAGTTCGCGGTGGCCATCGCGGCGACGCCGGACGGGCGGCGGCCGCCGTTGCTCCCCCTGCTGACCCGCGCGGCCGGGGCCTACGTCTGGTCGCTCCCGGTGACGACCGAACCCGCACGCGCCCTCGGCGACGAAATCTGGGGCTACCCGAAGACAGTCGCCGACATCGACCACCGCGACGACGCGACCGGCCGCGAGACGACGGTCGTCGAAGACGGCGACCGCGTGGCGACGGTGAGAATCGACTGGCCCCGAACCTGGGAGCGCCGGGAGCGGATAGCGAGCTACGCGGTCCGGGAGGGGCGACTCGAACGGACGCCCGTCGCGTTCCAGGGGAAACTGGGGGCCGCGCCGCTGAGCGGGCGCGTCGCCGTGGCTCCGGGCGACCACGAGCGGGCCGACACGCTCCGCGCGCTGGACCTCGGCACCCGGTCAGTGCTCCGGTTCTCGCTGGACGGGCGGATTACGTACGGCGCTGGGCGGGCGGTAGAGCGGTAG
- a CDS encoding MATE family efflux transporter, with protein MPFTFNPVRGVLLLVGSLLARYDLVEHERVRRATDLSWPRIVTGLARMSKSTVDVAMVGLALGPTAIAGVGFAAPFWELVFALGAGVAGGTIGMVSQRYGADADGELAVTVTTSAAVVLGLTLPLAAAYWVVPGLLVDRVGTGSEAVGYGVQYLRIIALGVPFAALNLIGSRTLVGADDAWTPMLLRAGGAVVNIALNAVFIFGFGLGVVGAALGTVIANVLVTVGFAVGLARGGLPIIGAFPVRVPVSRPFLDRRLGRDLAETGTPLVGANLARTGAQFPRLFIVGLFGPGVVSAYVVALRVRALLDTPNWGLSLASSSLVGQALGDGNEAEASVWAQTVLRLSIGVYIVVAATLLPFSRGIARLFVSDPAVLPLVTVFVAVACGSVVFRGVDGGAIGPLRASGDTRWPFYSQLAGMYLFALPLAYLGYVTPLGTLALYASLVFETAVPAAVTYYRFHSGTWRAVSRSYRPDAALDD; from the coding sequence GTGCCCTTCACGTTCAATCCGGTCCGTGGCGTCCTACTGCTCGTCGGCAGTCTGCTCGCACGATACGACCTCGTCGAGCACGAGCGGGTCCGCCGGGCGACGGACCTGTCCTGGCCCCGAATCGTCACCGGGCTCGCACGGATGTCGAAGTCAACGGTCGACGTGGCGATGGTGGGGCTGGCGCTCGGACCGACCGCCATCGCCGGCGTCGGCTTCGCCGCGCCGTTCTGGGAACTGGTGTTCGCGCTGGGCGCAGGTGTTGCCGGCGGGACAATCGGCATGGTGTCACAGCGGTACGGGGCCGACGCCGACGGGGAACTGGCGGTCACCGTCACGACCAGCGCCGCTGTCGTGCTTGGGCTGACACTCCCGCTGGCGGCGGCGTACTGGGTCGTCCCCGGACTACTCGTCGACCGCGTTGGAACGGGGTCCGAAGCCGTCGGGTACGGGGTCCAGTACCTGCGTATTATCGCCCTCGGTGTCCCCTTCGCCGCACTGAATCTTATCGGCAGCCGGACGCTGGTCGGGGCCGACGACGCCTGGACGCCGATGCTGTTGCGGGCCGGCGGCGCAGTCGTCAACATCGCGCTGAACGCCGTCTTCATCTTCGGGTTCGGCCTCGGCGTCGTCGGTGCGGCGCTTGGCACGGTCATCGCGAACGTGCTGGTCACGGTCGGGTTCGCGGTGGGGCTAGCTCGCGGTGGCCTGCCGATCATCGGCGCGTTTCCGGTCCGGGTTCCGGTGTCGCGCCCGTTCCTCGACCGACGACTGGGGCGGGACCTCGCGGAAACTGGAACGCCGCTGGTCGGGGCCAACCTCGCGCGGACCGGTGCGCAGTTCCCGCGGCTGTTCATCGTCGGCCTGTTCGGACCGGGCGTGGTGTCGGCCTACGTCGTGGCGCTTCGCGTCCGGGCGCTGCTCGATACGCCGAACTGGGGCCTGAGTCTCGCGTCCAGTAGCCTGGTCGGGCAGGCGCTGGGCGACGGGAACGAGGCCGAGGCGAGCGTCTGGGCACAGACGGTGCTCCGGCTGAGTATCGGGGTGTACATCGTCGTCGCAGCGACACTGCTCCCGTTCTCACGGGGCATCGCCCGCCTGTTCGTCTCGGACCCCGCGGTGCTCCCGCTGGTGACGGTGTTCGTCGCCGTCGCGTGTGGCAGTGTCGTGTTCCGGGGCGTCGACGGCGGCGCAATCGGACCGCTCCGTGCCAGCGGCGACACGCGCTGGCCGTTTTACTCACAGCTGGCCGGGATGTACCTGTTCGCCCTCCCGCTTGCGTATCTCGGCTACGTCACGCCGCTGGGCACGCTTGCGCTGTACGCCTCGCTGGTGTTCGAGACGGCGGTTCCCGCGGCTGTGACCTACTATCGGTTCCACTCGGGGACGTGGCGGGCCGTGAGCCGATCCTACCGGCCCGACGCGGCGCTCGACGACTGA
- a CDS encoding type I glutamate--ammonia ligase, with protein sequence MTSELSEAAEEVLDEIEEKNVDFLRLQFTDILGTIKNVSITADQAEKAFTEGIYFDGSSINGFVRIQESDMRLDPDPSTFSVLPWRENVEGGSSARLICDVIDTSTGKPFSGDPRGVLKRAIERANDMGYTVNAAPEPEFFLFEEDEEGRATTKTNDAGGYFDLAPKDLASDVRRDIIYGLEDMGFDIEASHHEVAQGQHEINFTYDDALTTADNVATFRSVVRAIAAEHDLHATFMPKPIPKINGSGMHTHISLFTEDGENAFHDEDDEFNLSETAKSFTAGILEHAPAITAVTNPTVNSYKRLVPGYEAPVYVAWSDRNRSALIRKPAARTPAASRIEARFPDPSCNPYLAFAALIHAGLDGIERDLECEDPVRENIYDFDEEKREEYGITTLPENLGEAVDELEQDEVISDALGEHVFENFVEAKRQEHKEYLVDVSDWELDRYLEKF encoded by the coding sequence ATGACAAGCGAACTTTCAGAGGCGGCGGAGGAGGTACTCGACGAGATCGAAGAGAAGAACGTCGACTTCCTTCGGCTCCAGTTTACCGACATCCTCGGCACGATCAAGAACGTCTCGATCACAGCCGACCAGGCAGAGAAAGCGTTCACAGAGGGCATCTACTTCGACGGGTCCTCCATCAACGGCTTCGTCCGGATTCAGGAGTCCGACATGCGCCTGGACCCGGACCCGTCGACGTTCTCCGTGCTCCCGTGGAGAGAAAACGTCGAAGGTGGTTCGAGTGCCCGCCTCATCTGTGATGTCATCGACACCTCGACCGGCAAGCCGTTCTCCGGCGACCCGCGTGGCGTCCTGAAGCGTGCCATCGAGCGCGCAAACGACATGGGCTATACGGTCAACGCCGCACCCGAGCCCGAGTTCTTCCTCTTCGAGGAAGACGAAGAGGGTCGCGCGACCACCAAGACCAACGACGCCGGTGGCTACTTCGACCTCGCGCCGAAGGACCTCGCCTCCGACGTGCGCCGTGACATCATCTACGGCCTCGAAGACATGGGCTTCGACATCGAAGCCTCCCACCACGAGGTCGCACAGGGCCAACACGAGATCAACTTCACCTACGACGACGCCCTGACCACGGCCGACAACGTCGCCACCTTCCGGTCCGTCGTTCGCGCCATCGCGGCCGAACACGACCTGCACGCGACGTTCATGCCAAAGCCCATCCCGAAGATCAACGGCTCCGGCATGCACACGCACATCTCGCTGTTCACCGAGGACGGCGAGAACGCGTTCCACGACGAGGACGACGAGTTCAACCTCTCCGAGACGGCAAAGAGCTTCACCGCCGGTATCCTCGAACACGCACCGGCCATCACCGCGGTCACCAACCCGACGGTGAACTCCTACAAGCGGCTGGTCCCGGGCTACGAAGCCCCGGTCTACGTCGCCTGGTCGGACCGCAACCGCTCGGCGCTCATCCGCAAGCCGGCCGCCCGAACCCCGGCCGCAAGCCGTATCGAGGCTCGCTTCCCCGACCCGTCGTGTAACCCGTACCTCGCCTTCGCGGCGCTCATTCACGCCGGGCTCGACGGTATCGAGCGCGACCTCGAATGCGAGGACCCGGTCCGGGAGAACATCTACGACTTCGACGAAGAGAAACGCGAGGAGTACGGCATCACCACGCTGCCAGAGAACCTCGGCGAAGCCGTCGATGAACTCGAACAGGACGAAGTCATCAGCGACGCGCTCGGCGAGCACGTCTTCGAGAACTTCGTCGAGGCAAAGCGTCAGGAACACAAAGAGTACCTGGTCGACGTCTCCGACTGGGAACTCGACCGCTACCTCGAGAAGTTCTAA